In Flavobacterium sp. CS20, a single window of DNA contains:
- a CDS encoding zinc ribbon domain-containing protein, which translates to MAKKKEISVEQKLRALYDLQLVDSRIDEIRNMRGELPLEVEDLEDEVVYLNKRIDKIKTALDKIDEDIKSKKIFISETQDRIKKYKKQQENVRNNREFDALSKEIEYLELEIELAEKHIKEFYAQTEHKKEALEQTEAKLKDRQTHLDHKKSELSNILKETEKEEKALEKESEKLKIKIEERLVNAYERIRNSVKNGLAVVTIERGASGGSFFTIPPQVQVEIAGRRKIMTDEHSGRILVDQELAKEEEDRMQKVFKKL; encoded by the coding sequence ATGGCAAAAAAGAAAGAGATTAGCGTTGAGCAAAAACTAAGAGCTCTATACGATTTGCAACTCGTAGATTCAAGAATAGATGAAATCAGAAACATGAGAGGTGAATTGCCTCTTGAAGTTGAAGATTTGGAAGATGAAGTTGTATACCTCAACAAAAGAATTGATAAAATTAAAACCGCTTTAGATAAAATTGACGAAGACATTAAATCTAAAAAGATTTTTATCAGCGAAACTCAAGATCGCATAAAAAAATATAAAAAACAGCAAGAGAATGTTAGAAATAACAGAGAATTTGATGCTTTAAGTAAAGAAATTGAATACTTAGAACTTGAAATTGAATTGGCTGAAAAACACATCAAAGAATTTTATGCTCAAACTGAGCACAAAAAAGAAGCCTTAGAGCAAACAGAAGCTAAGTTAAAGGATAGACAAACACACCTTGATCACAAAAAATCAGAGCTTTCAAACATTCTTAAAGAAACTGAAAAAGAAGAAAAAGCCTTAGAAAAAGAATCAGAAAAACTAAAAATTAAGATTGAAGAAAGATTAGTTAATGCTTACGAACGAATTAGAAATAGTGTGAAAAATGGCTTAGCCGTTGTTACCATAGAACGCGGTGCTTCTGGTGGTTCGTTTTTTACTATTCCGCCACAAGTTCAGGTTGAAATTGCTGGACGAAGAAAAATTATGACAGACGAACATAGTGGTAGAATTCTCGTTGACCAAGAGTTGGCTAAAGAAGAAGAAGATAGGATGCAGAAAGTTTTTAAGAAATTATAA
- a CDS encoding Nif3-like dinuclear metal center hexameric protein yields MTIKSLINNLYAYAPLDYAEDFDNVGLIVGDENRVINGVLVSLDTNEKVVDEAIALNCNLILSFHPIIFSGIKKLNPNNYVNKTVIKAIKNDIAIYAIHTALDNAFHGVNKMICDKLNLNNPEILIPQTGTIKKLTTYIPKNDANFLREKLFEVGAGQIGNYSHCSFNIEGQGSFKGNENSNPVVGQKGKTHFEDEIQINITYAKHLQNQILNQLFKHHPYEEVAYEVETLENTNQNIGIGMLGSWKNPIKENAFLELLKNTFHIPVIKHSKLLNKPIQKVAVLGGSGAFAIPNAIRAKADAYVSADFKYHDFFKAEEKIILADIGHYESEQYTKQLLYAYLKENFTNFATVLSNTNTNPVQYY; encoded by the coding sequence ATGACTATTAAATCCTTAATAAATAATCTTTACGCCTATGCACCTTTAGATTATGCAGAAGATTTTGATAATGTAGGATTAATTGTTGGAGACGAAAATCGTGTTATAAACGGTGTTTTGGTCAGTTTAGATACCAATGAAAAGGTTGTTGATGAAGCTATAGCTTTGAACTGCAATCTCATTTTAAGTTTTCATCCAATCATTTTTTCGGGTATAAAAAAACTTAATCCCAATAATTATGTCAACAAAACAGTAATCAAGGCTATCAAAAACGATATTGCAATTTACGCCATTCACACAGCTTTAGACAATGCATTTCATGGGGTAAATAAAATGATATGCGACAAACTAAATCTAAACAATCCCGAGATACTTATCCCTCAAACTGGCACCATCAAAAAATTGACAACATACATTCCAAAAAACGATGCTAATTTTTTAAGAGAAAAACTCTTTGAAGTTGGTGCAGGACAAATTGGCAACTATTCACATTGTAGTTTTAATATTGAAGGTCAAGGAAGTTTTAAAGGAAATGAAAACTCAAATCCTGTGGTAGGTCAAAAAGGAAAAACCCATTTTGAAGATGAAATTCAAATCAACATTACCTATGCCAAACATCTTCAAAATCAAATTCTTAACCAACTATTCAAACATCATCCTTATGAAGAAGTAGCTTATGAAGTTGAAACTTTAGAAAACACCAATCAAAATATAGGCATAGGAATGCTTGGGTCATGGAAAAATCCTATAAAAGAAAATGCATTTTTAGAATTGCTCAAAAATACGTTCCATATACCCGTCATAAAACATTCAAAATTATTAAACAAACCCATTCAAAAAGTAGCCGTTTTAGGAGGTAGCGGTGCTTTTGCTATACCAAATGCTATCAGAGCCAAAGCCGATGCTTATGTTAGTGCTGATTTCAAATATCACGATTTTTTTAAAGCTGAAGAAAAGATAATTTTAGCCGATATAGGACATTATGAAAGTGAGCAATACACAAAACAACTTTTATATGCTTATCTTAAAGAAAATTTCACTAATTTTGCAACCGTTTTATCAAATACTAATACAAATCCCGTTCAATATTATTGA